The following proteins come from a genomic window of Lolium rigidum isolate FL_2022 chromosome 5, APGP_CSIRO_Lrig_0.1, whole genome shotgun sequence:
- the LOC124652230 gene encoding uncharacterized protein LOC124652230, translating to MVSSQATVPPRTTASRAPRSQSRRFPNLCLPRHDGDKSWPPPSPYGDAGASQFRLQYLPFCSYFLTGARPRGPRWQHQWVRRCWCRCRCCLGGSAGTTPTPLEVEVRRAAADARRTHISAPRLTRPLNFCCLEFLASRRRIFSSDWKGYYSIEASTGVHI from the exons ATGGTAAGCTCGCAGGCAACAGTCCCACCTCGCACGACCGCATCACGAGCTCCTCGATCTCAATCCCGGCGGTTCCCCAACCTCTGCCTCCCGCGTCACGACGGCGACAAATCCTGGCCGCCGCCGAGCCCCTACGGCGACGCAGGAGCTTCCCAATTCCGTCTTCAGTACCTTCCCTTCTGCAGCTATTTTCTCACGGGCGCGCGACCCCGTGGACCGCGATGGCAACATCAATGGGTTCGTCGGTGCTGGTGTAGGTGTAGATGCTGTCTGGGCGGCTCTGCGGGGACAACGCCGACACCGTTGGAGGTGGAAGTTCGGAGAGCAGCCGCCGACGCTCGCCGGACGCACATTTCTGCACCTCGCCTGACTCGGCCGCTCAACTTCTG CTGCTTGGAGTTCTTGGCAAGCAGGAGGCGCATTTTCTCTTCAGACTGGAAGGGATATTATAGTATAGAAGCTTCCACGGGTGTGCACAT CTGA